A single genomic interval of Prionailurus viverrinus isolate Anna chromosome A2, UM_Priviv_1.0, whole genome shotgun sequence harbors:
- the NCAN gene encoding neurocan core protein → MGATSVWALGLLMLQMLLFVAGEQSTQDATAAASAAANKGLHMQKVGSGLVRAALAELVALPCLFTLRPWPDAGREAPRIKWTKVRTASGQRQDLPILVAKDNVVRVAKGWQGRVSLPAYPRHRANATLLLGPLRASDSGLYRCQVVRGIEDEQDLVPLEVTGVVFHYRAAQDRYALTFAEAQEACRLSSATIAAPRHLQAAFEDGFDNCDAGWLSDRTVRYPITQSRPGCYGDRSSLPGVRSYGRRDPRELYDVYCFARELGGEVFYVGPARRLTLAGARAQCRRQGAALASVGQLHLAWHEGLDQCDPGWLADGSVRYPIQTPRRRCGGPTPGVRTVYRFANRTGFPAPGARFDAYCFRAHHPTPPHGDPETPSSGDEGEILSAEGPPAQEVEPSTGEEMVTPDFQEPLVSSGEEEPLILAEKQESQATRSPAPGGFVLASRPPREAEEVWPSTVAPSPSSPSTAVGAHTEATPTGPVPRRRGRFKGLNGRHFQQQEPHRGLEVGLEASTQALTPEAAGNHVEPLLATGAPDASGDSRSQSPWAVLTNEVDVPGAGSPGGRSPPEPWLWPPTVAPPSVPGPSSVAGLELEEAKGPSVRPAAPELSGSPSEVTALEPNPSEGPSSAPWEVSPMVTSPDFPVMAMLRAPKLWLHPNPTPLPTQANRVKGHSEAVASAPPSPASDTEAVPQDPIYPEMHSLPLSSGPTGQGREATPPTVTSPNSPRADLGEIGGTSPTGPSKAERPRSSPQAAVDRNVAEDLAATETATEPTGVRDTSGSESGVFGTVESPTFGAQATTDKAQGTWPSLHSEGPDSHPPSAPSGVPRVLLIPGVTPSLEPWATINGEAVVGPTDSTATLAPSDAGGIWAPGSHVVEGAESPTLSPRVAVDSSVVMSLMSVDQGDKAGVVAMSTVASSSSQPHPEPEGQMVTQGILGALAPSQDSSPPGEPVLPPWTPTAASTDKPVSVSSGEPTVPGDSPSTPLPASLGPEEFELEVLSGSPGVEGFWEEAASGEEPTLPGTPANGSTEEAPLDPCENNPCLHGGTCKANGTMYGCSCDQGFAGENCEIDIDDCVSSPCENGGTCIDEVNTFVCLCLPSYGGSLCEKDTEGCDHGWHKFQGHCYRYFAHRRAWEDAERDCRRRAGHLTSVHSPEEHSFINSFGRENTWIGLNDRIVERDFQWTDNTGLQYENWRENQPDNFFAGGEDCVVMVAHESGRWNDVPCNYNLPYVCKKGTVLCGPPPAVQNASPIGARKAKYNVHATVRYQCDEGFTQHHVAVIRCRSNGKWDQPQIVCTKPRRSHRMRRHHHHHQHHHQHHHHKSHKERRKHKKHPAEDWEKEEGNFC, encoded by the exons ATGGGGGCCACGTCTGTCTGGGCCTTGGGCCTCCTGATGCTCCAGATGCTGCTGTTTGTGGCTGGGGAACAGA GCACACAGGATGCCActgctgctgcctctgctgcCGCCAACAAGGGGCTCCACATGCAGAAGGTGGGGTCGGGGTTGGTTCGGGCTGCGCTGGCAGAGTTAGTGGCCCTGCCCTGTCTCTTCACCCTGCGACCATGGCCAGATGCAGGCCGAGAAGCCCCTCGGATCAAGTGGACCAAGGTGCGGACTGCATCAGGCCAGCGGCAGGACTTGCCTATTCTGGTGGCCAAGGACAATGTGGTTCGAGTGGCCAAGGGCTGGCAGGGACGTGTTTCACTGCCTGCCTACCCCCGGCACCGGGCCAACGCGACGCTACTACTGGGACCACTGAGAGCCAGCGACTCTGGGCTCTACCGCTGCCAGGTGGTGAGGGGCATAGAGGATGAGCAGGACCTCGTGCCCCTGGAGGTGACAG GTGTTGTGTTCCACTACCGGGCAGCCCAGGATCGCTATGCACTGACCTTCGCAGAGGCCCAGGAGGCCTGCCGTCTCAGCTCAGCCACCATTGCAGCCCCACGGCACCTGCAGGCTGCCTTTGAAGATGGCTTTGACAACTGTGACGCCGGGTGGCTCTCTGACCGCACTGTTCG GTATCCTATCACCCAGTCCCGTCCTGGTTGCTATGGCGACCGTAGCAGCCTTCCAGGGGTGAGGAGCTATGGGAGGCGCGACCCACGGGAACTCTACGATGTGTATTGCTTTGCCCGTGAGCTGGGGG GCGAGGTCTTCTATGTGGGCCCGGCCCGCCGCCTGACCCTGGCCGGCGCGCGTGCCCAGTGCCGCCGCCAGGGCGCCGCGCTAGCCTCGGTGGGACAGCTGCACTTGGCCTGGCACGAGGGCCTGGACCAGTGCGACCCGGGCTGGCTAGCCGACGGCAGCGTGCGCTACCCGATCCAGACGCCGCGCCGGCGCTGCGGCGGCCCAACCCCCGGCGTGCGCACGGTCTACCGTTTCGCCAACCGCACTGGCTTCCCGGCGCCCGGAGCGCGCTTCGATGCCTACTGCTTCCGAG CTCATCATCCTACACCACCACATGGAGACCCAGAGACCCCCTCATCTGGGGATGAGGGGGAGATTCTGTCGGCAGAAGGGCCTCCAGCCCAAGAAGTGGAACCCAGCACTGGGGAGGAGATGGTCACCCCTGACTTCCAGGAGCCTCTAGTATCCAGTGGGGAAGAAGAGCCTCTGATCTTGGCAGAGAAGCAGGAGTCTCAGGCGACCCGCAGCCCTGCTCCTGGAGGCTTCGTGCTAGCCTCAAGGCCCCCCCGGGAGGCTGAAGAGGTGTGGCCGAGCACAGTGGCCCCCAGCCCTAGCAGCCCCAGCACTGCAGTGGGCGCTCACACAGAGGCGACTCCAACTGGCCCCGTGCCCAGGAGGAGGGGACGCTTTAAAGGGTTGAATGGGCGCCACTTCCAGCAGCAGGAACCCCACCGAGGCCTGGAGGTGGGGCTTGAGGCCAGCACCCAGGCCCTGACCCCAGAGGCTGCTGGGAATCACGTGGAGCCTCTGCTGGCCACAGGAGCCCCAGATGCTTCAGGGGATAGCCGGAGCCAAAGCCCTTGGGCTGTGCTGACCAATGAAGTGGATGTGCCTGGAGCTG GTTCCCCTGGTGGCAGGAGCCCCCCAGAGCCCTGGCTGTGGCCCCCGACCGTGGCCCCACCCAGCGTCCCAGGCCCCAGCAGCGTTGCTGGCCTGGAACTAGAGGAAGCCAAGGGCCCCAGTGTGAGGCCAGCCGCTCCTGAACTGTCCGGGTCTCCCTCAGAGGTCACTGCCCTAGAACCCAACCCCTCAGAGGGTCCCAGCAGTGCCCCCTGGGAGGTATCCCCCATGGTCACTTCCCCAGACTTTCCTGTCATGGCCATGCTTCGTGCCCCCAAACTGTGGCTTCATCCAAACCCGACGCCCCTCCCCACGCAGGCCAACAGGGTCAAGGGGCATAGTGAAGCCGTGGCTTCTGcaccaccctcccctgcctcagacACTGAGGCTGTCCCCCAGGACCCTATCTATCCAGAAATGCATTCCTTGCCCCTCTCCTCAGGCCCCACAGGACAGGGTAGAGAGGCCACACCCCCGACAGTCA CCAGTCCTAACTCTCCCAGGGCCGACTTGGGAGAAATTGGGGGGACCAGCCCTACTGGGCCCAGCAAAGCTGAGCGCCCCAGATCCAGTCCACAAGCTGCTGTGGACAGGAATGTGGCGGAAGATCTCGCCGCCACTGAGACTGCCACCGAGCCCACGGGAGTGAGAGACACCTCGGGGTCTGAGTCTGGGGTCTTCGGCACAGTAGAAAGCCCCACTTTTGGTGCTCAGGCCACCACGGACAAGGCACAGGGCACGTGGCCCTCACTGCACAGTGAAGGGCCGgactcccaccccccatctgcACCCTCGGGTGTTCCTAGAGTCCTCTTGATTCCTGGGGTCACCCCAAGTTTGGAGCCTTGGGCCACTATAAATGGAGAAGCCGTGGTGGGGCCCACAGATTCCACGGCCACACTGGCCCCCAGTGATGCTGGTGGGATTTGGGCACCTGGATCCCATGTGGTTGAGGGAGCTGAAAGCCCCACCCTGAGCCCTCGAGTGGCCGTGGATTCAAGCGTAGTGATGTCCCTCATGTCCGTGGACCAAGGGGACAAGGCTGGAGTCGTGGCCATGTCCACAGTGGCCTCCTCGAGCTCCCAACCCCATCCAGAGCCGGAGGGCCAGATGGTGACCCAGGGAATACTGGGAGCCTTGGCCCCTTCACAGGACAGCAGCCCCCCAGGGGAGCCTGTTTTACCTCCTTGGACACCAACGGCAGCCAGCACGGACAAgcctgtctcagtttcctcaggagAGCCTACAGTGCCGGGTGACTCTCCCAGCACCCCACTGCCGGCCTCCCTGGGCCCAGAGGAGTTTGAGCTGGAGGTCCTTTCAGGGAGCCCAGGTGTGgagggcttctgggaggaggcAGCGAGTGGAGAAGAGCCGACCCTGCCAGGGACCCCAGCAAATGGAAGTACAGAGGAGG CCCCCTTGGATCCCTGCGAGAACAACCCTTGCCTGCATGGGGGCACCTGTAAAGCCAACGGCACCATGTACGGCTGTAGCTGTGACCAGGGCTTCGCCGGGGAGAACTGTGAGATTG ATATTGATGACTGTGTCTCCAGCCCTTGTGAGAACGGAGGCACCTGCATTGATGAGGTCAACACATTCGTCTGCCTTTGCCTCCCCAGCTACGGGGGTAGCCTCTGCGAGAAAG aCACAGAGGGCTGTGACCACGGCTGGCACAAGTTCCAGGGCCACTGCTACCGCTACTTTGCCCATCGACGGGCGTGGGAGGACGCCGAGAGGGACTGCCGCCGCCGAGCGGGCCACCTGACCAGCGTCCACTCACCCGAGGAACACAGCTTCATTAACA GCTTTGGGCGTGAAAACACTTGGATCGGCCTGAATGACAGGATCGTGGAGAGGGATTTCCAGTGGACGGACAACACGGGGCTG CAATATGAGAACTGGCGGGAGAACCAGCCTGACAATTTCTTCGCGGGTGGGGAGGACtgtgtggtgatggttgcacatgaGAGCGGGCGCTGGAACGACGTTCCCTGTAACTACAACCTCCCCTATGTCTGTAAGAAGGGAACAG TGCTGTGTGGTCCCCCTCCAGCAGTACAGAATGCCTCACCCATTGGTGCTCGCAAGGCCAAGTATAATGTTCATGCCACTGTACGATACCAATGTGATGAAGGATTTACCCAGCACCATGTGGCCGTCATCCGATGCCGGAGCAATGGCAAGTGGGACCAGCCCCAAATCGTCTGCACCAAAC CCAGACGGTCCCATCGGATGCGGcgacaccatcaccaccaccagcaccaccaccagcatcaccaccatAAGTCGCACAAGGAGCgcagaaaacacaagaaacaccCAGCAGAGGactgggagaaggaagaagggaatttCTGCTGA